In Rhizobium sp. CIAT894, the genomic window GCGGCCTCCCGTTGCACTACAGCGCCGCGCGTCTTTATAGACGTGCAAAGGACGCTGTAGCACTTTGAATTGCTGCGTAATTCCTTAAATCGGAATCGATTTAGGGAATTATGCAGTAGTCACTGCAGCCTTGGTAGCGGTCCTCTTACGCCAGGCGCAAGCCGATTCTTCGGGTGATCGCTGCTTCCAGAAGGCCCATAGCGTCATAGATCAGCACTGCCATCAGGCCCACGATCAGCCCGCCCTGCAAAATGAAGGCGGTATTGTCGGATATCAGCCCGGCGATGATCACCTCGCCGAGGCCCTTGGCCGCAACCGTCGAGCCGATCGTCGCCGTGCCGATATTGATGACGGTCGCGACCTTCAGCCCTTCGAGGATCAGCGGCAGGGCAAGCGGCAGCTCGACGCGGAAGAGCCGCTGCGTCGCATTCATGCCCATGCCGTCGGCGGCATCGAGCACCTGCGGCGAAACCTGCTTCAAGCCGGCGACGGTGTTTTCGAAGATCGGCAGCAAGCCGTAGAGGAAGAGCGCAATCAGCGTCGGCATGGCGCCGAAACCGGTTGCGGGGACGGCGAGTGCCAGCACCGCGACCGGCGGGAAGGTCTGGCCGGCATTGGCGATGGCGCGCGACAGCGGCAGGAAGTCGGCGCCGCTTTCCCGCGTCACGAAGATGCCGCCGGCAACGGCGAGCACGGCGCTGCAGGCAATCGACCCGACCACCAGCTGCAGATGGCCGGCGGCGAGCGACGCGAGGCTGTTCTGCGTATAGACGGCAGGCGCATTGTTGCTGGTGAGCGGCGTCAGCAGGAAGGAAAGCCACTCGGTCCTGAACAGCAGGATGAGCAGCAGGGCGAGTGCGGCCAGCCGGAAGAGATTGGCGACAACGAGTTTCATGCCTTGCGGCCCAGTTCGAGCAGGCGGCTCATCGAGATCGATCCGACCGGCGCCTTTTCGCCGTCCTGCACTGCCGCCTCGTCGACCCCCTGCCAGATCATTTCGGCAAGCGCATCGCGCAGGCTGAGCGACTGCGGCAGGGCATAGGAAAGACCGCCCTTGACCGGCTGCATGCTTTCCTTCAGCGGCAGCAGCGACATCAGCTTCAGCGCCCGGTCGGAGGTGCCGGTCAATTGCTGCACGAAAGGATCGGCGGGTTCGGTCAGGATCTTTTCCGGCGGCGAGCATTGCAGCAATCGGCCCTCGCTCATGACGGCGATCTGGTTGCCGAGATGGAAGGCCTCGTCCATGTCGTGGGTGACGAGGATGATGGTCGTGCCGAACTGCTTCTGGATTG contains:
- a CDS encoding ABC transporter permease, which codes for MKLVVANLFRLAALALLLILLFRTEWLSFLLTPLTSNNAPAVYTQNSLASLAAGHLQLVVGSIACSAVLAVAGGIFVTRESGADFLPLSRAIANAGQTFPPVAVLALAVPATGFGAMPTLIALFLYGLLPIFENTVAGLKQVSPQVLDAADGMGMNATQRLFRVELPLALPLILEGLKVATVINIGTATIGSTVAAKGLGEVIIAGLISDNTAFILQGGLIVGLMAVLIYDAMGLLEAAITRRIGLRLA